One part of the Desulfonema ishimotonii genome encodes these proteins:
- a CDS encoding FecR family protein has product MGKITSVEGRADITSPGDAARTATAGDTLSIGDIVRTKSNAKADIEFIDGSILRLGESARVEIAEYLFENGQTRARLRLFRGKIQNIVNKARGLFGHSSPNRFEVQTPTAIIGVRGTRFFTYHQAGISGAMFMEGKGYCYSLSRPDRIAAIIAGQAMTVANARTPPVLRPISAMEIQRNLRETTPQNGSDKKNRKNPDEVAPLTSSEPVEKDAPHTDGEKAPPADASQAMQSDEVGNSVTKSPAGENSSSEFQGLPAEYGWSEISYGGEDGPDSEAAESEFYANDELRADGPFGEGDIFGFDESDEERPMQGQNTLTQDGFLASETGEEGEYWSEADFEFNMRILFAAETDEEQPIGKEKTSAVTGVEGEAADMYTMETDDVWSDVYHTDMAGEPDQAEAEPLLRYGDQTEIGKDNTADDIEIPISETVPTVVVEQEFQSNVSAQLFTGVFSEETDTCQIIESGVMTGIFSGEDSLWRADPASPASASLTGGYQEITRTDTPSLWVADELSGFNYINNTRTTFDGGAYTGFLGGIRYNDLLIGTALALCTDPRGNVGILKGQTEWGGFDEESGQFAAEFELFPVRMGQDWGIPPEYFEDALLTGETRWHREEDTSVSQGRFIDGSGALAGRITVDDLYQEVMSIQGASWAISMLASSGTYDEDDDQVFGQWQMALSDPTDTRKWLRGFFSNTAGAENAIAGETWSAWININSALTGVGGGDFTGTYDPDQHTWQMVELFSTVETGKFIRMASGETGRQQLADLNIPAFEIGRTTLSGQSDTMSVEMRDVAFFSYRTGDAPRIWATDSVSGNFLATPETGHTVSLSGNGLTAEFSVTDWNAGTWAADVQGSGALNRNDTGGTVSAQFSGYAAGQHTGGLSGSFEGTASGLATAE; this is encoded by the coding sequence GTGGGAAAAATCACAAGCGTCGAAGGCCGCGCCGATATCACCTCACCCGGCGATGCGGCAAGGACAGCCACAGCAGGAGATACGCTCAGCATCGGCGACATCGTCCGCACCAAAAGCAATGCCAAAGCAGACATTGAGTTTATCGACGGCAGCATTCTCCGCCTCGGCGAAAGCGCCCGCGTGGAAATTGCCGAATATCTGTTTGAAAACGGGCAGACCCGTGCCCGCCTGAGACTCTTCCGGGGCAAAATCCAGAACATCGTCAACAAAGCCCGGGGCCTGTTCGGCCATTCATCCCCCAACCGCTTTGAAGTGCAGACGCCGACCGCCATCATCGGCGTCCGGGGAACCCGTTTTTTCACCTATCATCAGGCCGGTATCAGCGGGGCCATGTTCATGGAGGGAAAGGGATACTGCTATAGTCTGAGTCGCCCGGACCGGATAGCGGCCATCATTGCCGGTCAGGCCATGACGGTTGCCAATGCCCGGACCCCGCCTGTTCTCAGGCCGATCTCCGCAATGGAAATTCAAAGGAACCTCAGAGAAACCACCCCGCAGAACGGTTCAGATAAAAAAAACCGCAAAAATCCGGACGAGGTTGCGCCGCTCACATCCTCGGAACCGGTCGAAAAGGATGCGCCGCACACTGATGGCGAAAAAGCGCCCCCGGCAGATGCGTCGCAGGCCATGCAATCGGATGAAGTGGGAAACAGCGTGACAAAATCGCCCGCCGGAGAAAATTCATCATCTGAATTTCAGGGGCTTCCGGCGGAATACGGATGGTCGGAAATTTCGTATGGCGGGGAAGACGGACCGGACAGCGAAGCGGCTGAAAGCGAGTTTTACGCGAATGATGAACTCCGAGCGGACGGCCCGTTCGGTGAGGGGGATATCTTCGGATTCGATGAATCTGATGAAGAAAGACCGATGCAGGGACAGAACACCCTGACACAGGACGGGTTCCTGGCATCTGAGACAGGGGAAGAGGGTGAATATTGGTCAGAAGCTGATTTTGAATTTAACATGAGGATACTGTTTGCAGCGGAAACAGATGAGGAGCAACCGATCGGAAAGGAGAAAACGTCCGCAGTCACCGGCGTTGAAGGGGAAGCCGCCGATATGTACACAATGGAAACCGACGACGTGTGGTCTGATGTGTATCATACCGATATGGCCGGTGAACCGGACCAGGCGGAAGCCGAGCCACTGCTCCGATATGGCGACCAAACGGAAATCGGAAAAGACAATACTGCGGATGACATAGAGATTCCGATCTCCGAAACAGTGCCCACGGTTGTTGTGGAGCAGGAATTCCAGAGCAATGTTTCAGCACAGCTTTTTACCGGGGTGTTCTCTGAAGAGACCGACACCTGTCAGATAATTGAAAGCGGCGTGATGACTGGCATTTTTTCCGGCGAGGATTCACTCTGGAGAGCAGACCCTGCCAGTCCGGCCTCTGCCAGCCTGACCGGGGGGTATCAGGAAATAACCCGGACCGATACACCGTCGCTCTGGGTTGCAGATGAGCTGTCCGGGTTCAATTATATCAATAACACCCGGACGACCTTTGACGGCGGTGCATATACGGGCTTTCTGGGTGGCATCAGATACAATGACCTCCTGATCGGCACCGCACTGGCCCTCTGCACCGATCCCCGGGGCAATGTCGGAATTCTGAAAGGCCAGACGGAATGGGGGGGATTCGACGAAGAAAGCGGGCAGTTTGCTGCCGAATTTGAATTGTTCCCGGTCCGAATGGGACAGGACTGGGGCATCCCACCGGAATACTTTGAAGATGCCCTGCTCACCGGCGAAACCCGATGGCACCGGGAAGAGGATACCTCCGTATCCCAGGGCCGTTTTATCGACGGGTCCGGCGCTTTGGCGGGACGGATCACCGTGGACGATCTGTATCAGGAGGTGATGAGTATTCAGGGCGCGTCGTGGGCCATTTCCATGCTGGCCAGCAGCGGTACTTATGACGAGGATGACGACCAAGTGTTCGGCCAGTGGCAGATGGCCCTCAGCGACCCGACAGATACCCGGAAGTGGCTGAGGGGATTTTTTTCAAATACCGCCGGAGCGGAAAACGCCATTGCCGGTGAGACCTGGTCCGCCTGGATCAATATCAATTCCGCGCTCACCGGGGTGGGCGGCGGCGATTTTACCGGCACCTATGACCCGGATCAGCACACCTGGCAGATGGTGGAATTGTTTTCAACAGTGGAGACCGGCAAGTTTATCCGGATGGCCTCCGGTGAAACCGGGCGGCAGCAACTGGCCGATCTCAATATCCCGGCCTTTGAAATCGGCAGGACAACGCTCTCCGGGCAAAGCGATACGATGTCGGTCGAAATGAGGGATGTGGCCTTTTTCAGCTACAGGACAGGCGACGCTCCCCGGATATGGGCGACCGACAGCGTCTCCGGCAATTTTCTGGCCACCCCGGAAACAGGCCACACGGTCAGCCTTTCCGGCAACGGACTGACGGCGGAATTCAGCGTCACCGACTGGAACGCCGGCACCTGGGCCGCAGATGTGCAGGGGAGCGGGGCGCTGAACCGCAATGATACCGGCGGAACGGTCTCCGCGCAGTTCAGCGGTTATGCCGCAGGTCAGCACACCGGCGGGCTCTCCGGCAGTTTTGAGGGAACCGCTTCGGGCCTGGCAACTGCGGAATAA
- a CDS encoding FecR family protein, translating into MKLITCRLICLLLFILCPITGHTEPVGEIVSLKGRVDITQPGTPAQTASPDDPLSVGDIVRTKSNAAAEIRFGDGSVMRLGPGARVEITEYLFENGRTRASLRLFRGKIRSIVSKARGFFGKANRFEVQTPSAVIGVRGTDFLTWHQAGISGAMFMEGKGYCHCLDRPDQIRDISAGQMMTVQNAFTPPVIRPITDMNIPGTAGDTAAEEPSETTDESGEEAPSDADTSTDRGAEAESDDPNPASEMPSDLPEDSESPFYSSGDTWAADGDMGDDLSENWFYGDDMFSEALWGDGEFSDDEAEAFYDAFWTEPEYLLPVSDLLFGFESCFSGNIYTGATDSDGGYRLGRTGFVDGVLEGFEVFWAANVESSVFSSLYGFYVNDSPGGGDFIWTADAFFSQNATDGGMTAADGSAYYGFLGGTKSSGYADFSEGQMLSLYISPFGEIGILKGNLWGKSEPEFNEFHASGEIYPVVLSWNPFIRPEDLYYFVCAETTDSSDAVTIRGDWLTAAGEYAGDLMTDDFQRGTLWIDGETWGISQFLASGRYTGTADLSAGRRRITVSDRTTRQSWLTEYDDDEDTLRMAWSDPKSGLTGVGGGDALWLHDADAQTWQAISMRTRIDTPAFLELTGDEYGLDTLSALNIPAVEIGRETLTGKSNRLRVQMSDVIFFRYRTGGPSAIWATGDITGEFSSAPGTGHTLKLEGGELKANFTVTDWEQEIWGAEINDGTGSITGADGEAVTASFSGFAAGQYDLSGYFSGTGAGLALTDTDFINPVAFQSDFSGGIYQGTFSESTGFVSGYLEGYDNLWDATPEIPSFFNISAMFGMFDAVPDKPVIWIADELVSFDSFEYTDTTPDGGAYKGFSGGFSFCDEEALVQGLTLSLFTDPDGNTGVLQGTFSGYYDFETDCISAWGNLYPIRLASHGPDADAFNTSVMVSVADHDMAGFEGAFIGDDGLLSGAVDVATLSRTDLRLPGESWGISQIISSGTFYAGNKEAGSDRWRISYHSPDTGQSHIREFEDTAWAENVISGTAGMSWADIDQALTGVGGGQFAGTFDPEQYTWQALEMWTTMTTGTFLEMTATPGGRDQLAALKIPSIEIGRASLTGGDDALSVRMNDVAFFSYRTGDAPRIWATGDVAGTYQRPPETGQSVNLSGNGLDARFEVTGWNAQTWGAAVSGSGPLQRSDTGGTATVQFTGHAAGTHSGTSDGAFTGTASGVATGP; encoded by the coding sequence TCACCGGACATACGGAACCGGTCGGGGAAATCGTGTCCCTTAAAGGCCGGGTGGATATCACGCAGCCCGGAACGCCCGCGCAAACGGCCTCACCGGACGACCCGCTCAGCGTGGGCGACATTGTGCGCACCAAAAGCAATGCGGCTGCGGAAATCCGCTTCGGAGACGGCAGCGTGATGCGCCTCGGCCCCGGTGCCCGCGTGGAGATCACGGAATATCTGTTTGAAAACGGACGGACCCGGGCCAGCCTCAGACTCTTCCGGGGAAAAATCCGAAGCATCGTCAGCAAGGCCCGGGGCTTTTTCGGGAAAGCGAACCGCTTTGAGGTGCAGACACCTAGCGCTGTGATCGGGGTCCGGGGCACCGATTTCCTCACCTGGCATCAGGCCGGTATCAGCGGGGCCATGTTTATGGAGGGCAAGGGCTATTGCCACTGTCTCGACAGGCCGGATCAGATCCGGGATATTTCCGCCGGTCAGATGATGACGGTACAAAACGCCTTTACACCGCCCGTTATCCGTCCCATAACTGATATGAATATCCCCGGAACCGCCGGAGATACAGCCGCTGAAGAGCCGTCGGAAACGACGGATGAATCAGGGGAAGAGGCCCCGTCGGACGCCGATACTTCCACGGACCGGGGCGCGGAAGCGGAATCAGATGACCCGAACCCGGCCTCCGAAATGCCGTCCGATCTCCCCGAAGACAGCGAATCGCCCTTTTATTCATCCGGTGACACATGGGCCGCGGACGGGGATATGGGCGACGACCTGTCTGAGAACTGGTTTTACGGCGACGATATGTTTTCAGAGGCTCTGTGGGGAGATGGGGAATTTTCTGATGATGAAGCCGAGGCATTCTACGACGCCTTCTGGACGGAACCGGAATACCTGCTGCCGGTATCCGATCTGCTGTTCGGCTTTGAAAGCTGCTTTTCCGGCAACATTTACACCGGTGCGACGGACAGTGACGGCGGCTACAGGCTCGGCAGGACCGGATTCGTTGACGGCGTTCTGGAAGGATTTGAGGTTTTCTGGGCAGCAAATGTTGAAAGTTCTGTCTTCTCCTCGCTGTACGGCTTCTATGTTAACGATTCACCGGGAGGCGGCGATTTCATATGGACCGCCGACGCGTTTTTCAGTCAGAACGCAACAGACGGCGGCATGACCGCCGCCGATGGCAGTGCCTATTACGGATTCCTGGGCGGGACAAAATCTTCGGGATATGCTGATTTTTCAGAGGGCCAGATGCTCAGCCTTTACATTTCCCCTTTCGGAGAGATCGGCATCCTCAAAGGGAATTTATGGGGGAAATCTGAACCCGAATTCAATGAATTCCACGCTTCCGGTGAAATTTATCCGGTCGTCCTGTCCTGGAATCCCTTCATCCGGCCCGAAGATTTATACTATTTTGTCTGCGCTGAAACCACGGACAGCAGCGATGCTGTCACCATCCGGGGAGACTGGCTCACCGCCGCCGGGGAATATGCGGGCGACCTGATGACAGACGATTTCCAGCGCGGGACGCTTTGGATCGACGGCGAAACATGGGGCATTTCCCAGTTTCTGGCCAGTGGCCGATATACCGGTACGGCGGATCTCTCTGCCGGACGCCGCCGGATCACGGTCTCAGACCGGACAACGCGGCAAAGCTGGCTGACGGAATATGATGATGATGAAGACACGCTCCGCATGGCTTGGAGCGACCCGAAAAGCGGCCTGACCGGTGTGGGCGGCGGAGATGCGCTGTGGCTGCATGACGCCGACGCACAGACCTGGCAGGCCATCAGCATGCGGACCCGGATCGACACCCCGGCGTTTCTGGAGCTGACCGGGGACGAATACGGCCTGGACACCCTGTCGGCGCTGAATATTCCCGCCGTTGAGATTGGCCGCGAAACCCTCACCGGAAAAAGCAACAGGCTGCGCGTTCAGATGAGCGATGTCATCTTTTTCCGCTATCGCACCGGCGGCCCTTCCGCCATATGGGCCACCGGCGATATCACCGGAGAATTTTCATCCGCGCCCGGCACCGGCCACACCCTGAAGCTTGAAGGCGGTGAGCTGAAGGCCAATTTCACGGTGACCGACTGGGAGCAGGAAATCTGGGGCGCTGAAATAAACGACGGCACCGGCAGCATCACCGGGGCGGACGGAGAGGCCGTCACGGCAAGTTTTTCCGGCTTTGCCGCAGGCCAGTATGATCTGTCAGGCTACTTTTCAGGAACCGGCGCGGGGCTGGCGCTGACGGATACGGATTTCATCAATCCCGTGGCCTTTCAAAGCGATTTTTCAGGCGGAATTTACCAGGGCACGTTTTCAGAAAGCACCGGATTCGTGTCCGGCTATCTGGAAGGGTATGACAATCTGTGGGATGCCACGCCGGAAATCCCCTCATTTTTCAACATATCCGCCATGTTCGGCATGTTCGACGCGGTGCCGGACAAACCGGTCATCTGGATCGCCGACGAGCTGGTCAGCTTTGATTCCTTTGAATATACCGATACAACGCCTGACGGCGGCGCGTATAAGGGGTTTTCAGGCGGCTTCAGCTTTTGCGACGAAGAGGCGCTTGTTCAGGGGCTGACCCTGAGCCTCTTCACAGACCCGGATGGCAACACCGGCGTTCTTCAGGGGACTTTTTCCGGCTATTATGATTTTGAAACCGACTGCATCAGCGCCTGGGGAAACCTGTATCCCATCCGGCTGGCTTCGCACGGGCCGGATGCTGATGCTTTCAACACATCTGTCATGGTTTCCGTGGCAGACCATGACATGGCCGGGTTTGAAGGTGCGTTTATCGGAGACGACGGCCTTTTGTCGGGTGCGGTTGATGTGGCCACCCTCTCTCGCACCGACCTCCGCCTGCCCGGCGAAAGCTGGGGCATCTCCCAGATTATCAGCAGCGGCACCTTTTATGCCGGAAATAAGGAGGCCGGATCAGATCGCTGGCGCATTTCTTACCACTCCCCGGACACGGGCCAGAGCCATATCCGGGAATTTGAAGATACCGCATGGGCGGAAAATGTCATCAGCGGCACCGCAGGCATGTCATGGGCCGATATTGACCAGGCCCTGACCGGGGTGGGCGGCGGTCAGTTTGCCGGGACTTTTGACCCGGAGCAGTACACCTGGCAGGCCCTTGAAATGTGGACGACCATGACGACCGGCACTTTTCTTGAGATGACGGCCACGCCCGGAGGCCGGGACCAGCTGGCCGCGCTGAAGATTCCGTCCATTGAAATCGGCCGCGCCAGCCTGACCGGCGGGGATGATGCCCTCAGCGTCCGGATGAACGACGTTGCCTTTTTCAGCTACAGAACCGGAGACGCCCCCCGGATATGGGCAACCGGCGATGTGGCCGGAACGTACCAGCGTCCCCCTGAAACAGGTCAGAGCGTGAACCTCTCCGGCAACGGCCTGGATGCCCGGTTTGAGGTCACAGGATGGAACGCGCAGACCTGGGGGGCTGCGGTCAGCGGTTCCGGGCCGCTTCAGCGCTCAGATACCGGCGGCACCGCCACCGTTCAGTTCACCGGCCATGCGGCAGGAACCCATTCGGGCACTTCGGACGGCGCTTTTACCGGCACGGCATCCGGCGTGGCCACCGGCCCCTGA